One segment of Leptospirillum ferrooxidans C2-3 DNA contains the following:
- a CDS encoding BrnA antitoxin family protein: MKRKPDHISQEDWDAVDSTPLTDKMLKRMRPASEVVPEIVAEYRRSRGRPPKEVTKGATTVRFDADIVASFRSLGRGWQTRMNDVLQEWLKEHPTA, translated from the coding sequence ATGAAACGCAAGCCTGACCATATTTCCCAGGAAGATTGGGACGCAGTGGATTCGACTCCTTTGACGGATAAAATGCTCAAACGGATGCGGCCCGCCTCGGAAGTCGTTCCGGAGATTGTCGCGGAATACCGAAGGTCCCGGGGGCGACCGCCGAAAGAGGTCACAAAGGGTGCCACGACGGTACGATTCGACGCGGATATCGTGGCGTCCTTTCGCTCGTTGGGCCGGGGATGGCAGACCCGGATGAATGACGTCTTGCAGGAATGGCTCAAGGAACATCCGACTGCGTGA
- a CDS encoding zinc ribbon domain-containing protein: MRRFITCKAVLEDVPVVLVDPPNTSSTCSLCGDCEKGNRTSKGHFSCLICKRTEHADINAARTIRFKAAINRPIAV, from the coding sequence TTGAGACGCTTTATCACCTGCAAGGCAGTTCTGGAAGACGTTCCCGTGGTTTTGGTCGATCCACCGAATACCTCCAGTACATGCTCTCTTTGTGGAGATTGCGAAAAAGGCAACCGAACGTCTAAAGGCCATTTCTCCTGTTTGATCTGTAAACGCACCGAACACGCGGACATCAATGCCGCACGGACCATTCGTTTCAAGGCCGCAATCAATCGGCCTATCGCAGTTTGA
- a CDS encoding helix-turn-helix transcriptional regulator, producing the protein MDAVMELSSKDYQTLLNLICRLHNAKDSKALFLEIWDSLHDALDLTTGVFIPADRESGDFLLDGAQIFDHPSQYFMEYALHFSTLDPVFSSGWFRSFSNDVTRLSDLVPPDWFDTSPYAQDLLKRAQISHILASNLGFEGYPVGVLRLHRENREKPFTQREILFLKLLAPHLSQMINQFREQSIPEYSPKTGIMFIQQDQSIFWGNKIAKQIWGDRSAHDFNASGSDLPNIISTSLGTYRVITIPIQALKDTDDPVSEKIKAQVLLLEPFPQKKSTREKLSSLGLSPRQAEIAALVLQGRSNRLVASDLGISEQTVKDHLHDIFNKLKIKSRYQLIFLCANAM; encoded by the coding sequence ATGGACGCTGTGATGGAGTTATCCTCAAAGGATTATCAGACTCTCCTGAACCTCATCTGCCGGCTTCACAATGCAAAAGATTCAAAAGCCCTGTTTCTCGAAATATGGGATTCCCTTCACGATGCACTTGATCTCACGACCGGAGTTTTCATCCCCGCCGACAGGGAGTCCGGGGACTTTCTTCTCGACGGAGCCCAGATTTTCGATCACCCTTCCCAATACTTCATGGAGTACGCCCTTCACTTCTCCACCCTCGATCCGGTCTTTTCTTCCGGGTGGTTCCGGAGTTTTTCAAACGATGTCACAAGGCTTTCCGATCTTGTCCCACCAGACTGGTTCGATACCTCCCCTTACGCCCAGGATCTCCTGAAACGGGCCCAGATCTCCCATATTCTGGCATCCAATCTGGGCTTTGAGGGATATCCCGTCGGGGTTCTGCGGCTACACAGGGAGAACCGGGAAAAACCATTCACGCAGCGGGAGATCCTGTTCCTGAAACTTCTGGCACCCCATCTTTCCCAGATGATCAACCAATTCCGGGAGCAGTCCATTCCGGAGTACTCACCCAAAACGGGAATCATGTTCATCCAGCAGGACCAGTCGATCTTCTGGGGAAACAAGATTGCCAAACAGATCTGGGGAGATCGCAGTGCGCACGACTTCAATGCGTCCGGGAGCGATCTTCCCAACATTATCAGCACGAGTCTCGGCACATACAGGGTCATAACGATCCCCATCCAGGCGCTGAAAGACACCGACGATCCTGTTTCTGAAAAAATAAAAGCCCAGGTGCTTCTTCTTGAGCCATTTCCCCAAAAAAAGTCGACCCGGGAAAAACTCTCCTCACTGGGACTCTCTCCCCGGCAGGCAGAAATTGCCGCGCTCGTTCTCCAGGGAAGGAGCAATCGGCTTGTTGCTTCCGATCTCGGCATCTCGGAGCAGACGGTCAAGGACCATCTTCACGATATCTTCAACAAGCTCAAGATCAAAAGCCGCTACCAGCTGATTTTTCTCTGCGCGAACGCGATGTAG
- a CDS encoding AbrB/MazE/SpoVT family DNA-binding domain-containing protein — MRVIVKKWGTSASARIPSGIMEAAHLSLNDAVDVRVEDDRIVIEPIRSSEYQLADLLSRITPQNIHDEVRVGEPVGKEIL; from the coding sequence ATGCGTGTGATTGTCAAAAAATGGGGAACCAGTGCTTCCGCTCGCATCCCGTCAGGGATCATGGAAGCCGCTCACCTTTCTCTGAATGATGCGGTCGATGTCCGGGTCGAGGATGACCGTATCGTCATCGAACCGATACGATCATCTGAGTATCAGCTTGCCGATTTGCTGTCCAGGATAACGCCCCAAAACATCCATGACGAGGTCCGGGTTGGAGAACCTGTCGGCAAAGAAATTTTGTAG
- a CDS encoding type II toxin-antitoxin system Phd/YefM family antitoxin — protein MSMDSWSVYDAKSGFGELLDACVNKGPQMITRRGVETAVLVDVALWNRLSQEARSSLKSLLLSPLNREELGPPHRGSVTHRPPTVL, from the coding sequence ATGTCCATGGATTCTTGGTCAGTATATGATGCGAAATCAGGTTTTGGTGAGCTTTTGGATGCCTGCGTAAATAAAGGCCCCCAGATGATTACGAGGCGCGGTGTGGAGACCGCTGTGCTTGTGGATGTTGCTTTATGGAATCGCCTGAGTCAAGAAGCACGTTCTTCGCTCAAGAGTTTGTTGTTGTCTCCCTTGAACCGGGAAGAACTGGGTCCACCGCATCGTGGTTCGGTAACACACCGCCCTCCAACAGTTTTGTAG
- a CDS encoding O-methyltransferase has protein sequence MVGIWAFSGLGSLKKTRLGTMFPKISSGAEINPPQWAQETIYPEKIHPMEKGVIKEKEQTPVEHYTEGLIPDRDPLIREIGILTGQHGRPFLGPQGGMTLATLAYMNKVKRVYEWTGAYGYSTLWLAKILPNDCQYMIGTIADENQRLIANYLKRAGLQSRVSIKITDGAKQFGETEGQFDLLVLDLQQERTKMAAWLDVIPDKIAEGGLVVSLGNLPAGVGSEQTKNMLTSSVEAYNHRMFADPRFLSSMLPICDGTMVSYRIPRG, from the coding sequence ATGGTGGGGATTTGGGCCTTTTCGGGCCTTGGTTCTTTGAAGAAAACCCGCTTGGGAACCATGTTCCCCAAGATCAGTTCGGGAGCAGAAATCAATCCGCCCCAATGGGCACAGGAAACCATCTATCCGGAGAAAATTCATCCCATGGAAAAAGGCGTAATCAAGGAAAAAGAACAAACCCCAGTCGAGCATTATACAGAAGGACTCATTCCCGACCGCGACCCTCTCATCAGGGAAATCGGCATTCTGACCGGCCAGCATGGAAGGCCCTTTCTTGGTCCTCAGGGTGGAATGACCCTCGCAACGCTTGCCTACATGAACAAGGTCAAGAGAGTGTACGAATGGACCGGTGCCTATGGCTATTCCACCCTCTGGCTTGCAAAGATCCTCCCCAATGACTGCCAGTATATGATTGGCACCATCGCCGATGAAAATCAGCGCCTGATCGCCAACTATCTCAAAAGGGCAGGACTTCAAAGCAGGGTCAGCATCAAGATCACAGACGGTGCCAAGCAGTTTGGCGAGACAGAAGGACAGTTCGACCTTCTGGTTCTCGATCTTCAGCAGGAAAGAACCAAAATGGCCGCCTGGCTTGATGTGATTCCCGACAAGATCGCGGAAGGTGGACTGGTCGTCTCGCTGGGGAATCTTCCCGCAGGAGTCGGCTCCGAACAGACTAAAAACATGCTGACATCCTCGGTTGAAGCTTACAACCACAGGATGTTTGCCGACCCGCGATTCTTGTCCTCAATGCTTCCCATCTGTGATGGAACAATGGTTTCCTACCGCATTCCCAGGGGATGA
- a CDS encoding M24 family metallopeptidase — MDTDSTRNTPLPKLLIASGEASFDLFYRTRFLTPDPVIYVETPTTRSLLLSDLEVDRGKKQATVDEVVPTRTFEERLKANGKRANLPAIAALFLKDRHFDRVLVPFDLASGYSRALESEGIEIVVSDGELYPQRALKNPEEIRWIRETQIGVEESLEIALELLRKAEIREGLIWVDGEYLTSERVKSVLKQEMLKRNLLGRHTIVAGGEQACDPHMEGTGPLPAHLPIVFDIFPSHEETRYYSDMTRTFFKGAVSPELKRNYQAVLDAQNKAIDLAGPGVDSKLLHEAVVAHFSSMGYSTGIRPDGRMEGFFHGTGHGVGLEIHEAPRVGRAGELLAPGHIITVEPGLYYPGVGGIRIEDMLAITDTGAQNLTTFPKTLKSAIID, encoded by the coding sequence ATGGACACCGACTCCACCCGGAACACCCCTCTCCCGAAGCTTCTGATCGCCTCGGGAGAGGCCAGCTTTGACCTCTTCTACCGAACACGCTTCCTGACCCCCGACCCGGTTATCTATGTTGAAACCCCCACCACCCGCTCCCTTCTGCTCTCGGACCTTGAAGTCGATCGTGGAAAAAAACAGGCTACCGTTGACGAGGTCGTTCCGACCAGAACCTTTGAGGAAAGACTCAAGGCCAACGGGAAAAGAGCCAACCTCCCGGCGATCGCCGCACTTTTTTTGAAGGATCGCCATTTCGACCGGGTTCTGGTTCCTTTCGATCTCGCTTCCGGCTACTCGAGGGCCCTTGAATCCGAAGGGATCGAAATCGTTGTCTCCGACGGGGAACTCTATCCGCAAAGGGCTCTCAAAAACCCCGAGGAGATCAGATGGATCAGGGAGACCCAAATCGGAGTCGAGGAGTCCCTGGAAATTGCTCTTGAACTCCTCAGAAAAGCGGAAATCAGGGAGGGTCTGATCTGGGTTGACGGAGAGTACCTGACCTCGGAACGGGTCAAATCCGTCCTCAAGCAGGAGATGCTCAAAAGAAACCTTCTGGGCCGCCACACGATCGTTGCCGGAGGGGAACAGGCCTGCGACCCCCATATGGAAGGGACAGGACCGCTTCCAGCCCATCTCCCCATCGTTTTCGACATCTTCCCGAGCCATGAAGAGACCCGCTACTATTCCGACATGACCAGGACCTTCTTCAAGGGTGCTGTCTCACCGGAACTCAAAAGAAACTACCAGGCCGTTCTCGATGCCCAGAACAAGGCCATCGACCTTGCCGGTCCGGGAGTGGATTCAAAGCTTCTTCACGAAGCGGTCGTCGCCCACTTTTCCTCCATGGGCTATTCCACCGGAATCCGACCGGACGGAAGGATGGAAGGCTTCTTCCATGGAACGGGCCACGGGGTCGGTCTTGAAATCCATGAAGCGCCAAGAGTGGGTCGCGCCGGTGAACTTCTTGCTCCGGGTCACATCATCACCGTTGAGCCAGGGCTCTATTACCCGGGAGTCGGGGGAATCCGGATCGAGGATATGCTCGCCATTACGGATACAGGTGCACAAAACCTCACGACATTCCCCAAGACACTCAAAAGCGCCATCATCGACTGA
- a CDS encoding arsenate reductase/protein-tyrosine-phosphatase family protein: protein MSFADSSEHEIEPERKVGKLKAFRFFGARRESKKRARALTLGGNILVLCLGNICRSPVVETLLKKSLPGELFQIRSRGLLPLDSQPSPEDYAKQAKSLGVDLSDHLSNPISAEDISWATIILIMDDSNREGLRRYGEMALSKVVWLGAWDPSGDIVIPDPFREPPQTQRQIITRMKRVSSHFTAWLIHTVNSHRNQISRP from the coding sequence ATGTCATTTGCCGATTCTTCTGAACACGAGATCGAACCTGAAAGAAAAGTCGGAAAACTCAAAGCGTTTCGATTTTTTGGAGCCAGACGGGAATCCAAAAAACGCGCAAGAGCGCTCACACTGGGCGGGAATATCCTCGTATTGTGTCTGGGGAATATCTGCCGAAGTCCGGTCGTTGAAACCCTTCTCAAAAAAAGTCTCCCGGGAGAGCTCTTCCAGATTCGCTCCAGGGGGCTTCTTCCACTCGATTCCCAACCGTCCCCGGAGGATTATGCCAAACAGGCCAAAAGTCTTGGCGTGGATCTTTCCGACCATTTGTCCAACCCCATTTCCGCTGAAGACATCTCATGGGCAACCATTATCCTGATCATGGACGACTCCAACAGGGAGGGGCTCAGGAGATATGGGGAGATGGCACTTTCCAAGGTGGTCTGGCTTGGTGCATGGGATCCCTCCGGCGACATCGTGATCCCGGATCCCTTTCGTGAGCCTCCACAGACCCAGCGGCAAATCATCACCCGGATGAAGAGGGTTTCTTCCCATTTCACAGCATGGCTGATTCATACCGTGAACAGCCATCGTAACCAGATCTCCAGACCATGA
- the glmS gene encoding glutamine--fructose-6-phosphate transaminase (isomerizing), protein MCGIFGYTGTRRAAETVVDGLEKLEYRGYDSAGVLVLSEGDPVLVRTVGATRELRERMGKQPPPGHTAIGHTRWATHGQPSERNAHPHRCGQVFVVHNGIIENDSEIRRELHHVGTAFSSDTDSELIGHLIDRNMTSGMDFKTAVLATLPRLSGTYSFLAVTDRSDSPVIAVHMGSPLIIGKNAEGLFLSSDAHAFPPEVSEILPVSRGDVVILSSGKPPEFLLGAGQEKPFQSWSVTPETQGKGIYPHYMLKEIHEQPGVVRNLLAGLLEKTDGHLKINLPERVSRKLHKARRILIIACGTSFHAGLFGKYLLESIGLVSVSVEVASEFRYRHPVVDPERDLAILITQSGETADTLSCLRLLKELGVPQIVLTNVEGSTAVREADDAMFLLAGPELGVASTKAFLAQIVYMMFFALELGLKKPHPEHSNAHIYSILDEFFRIPALMEETLNLSPSIRDLVKPFTHLPSTLFLGRGRDYPLALEGALKLKEISYIHAEGYPSGELKHGPLALVSDSMPVFALVSGSELLPKILGNLKEVHSRSGIIISIAPASLKGALTDVVNHQILLPPVGDFFLPLLSTIVLQFISYHMADLKGFDVDRPRNLAKSVTVE, encoded by the coding sequence ATGTGCGGCATTTTTGGCTATACAGGAACCAGACGGGCGGCTGAAACCGTCGTAGACGGCCTTGAAAAACTGGAATATCGCGGATACGATTCCGCGGGAGTCCTGGTTCTTTCCGAGGGCGATCCGGTTCTGGTGCGAACGGTCGGCGCAACCCGGGAGCTCCGGGAGCGAATGGGAAAACAGCCGCCTCCGGGACACACCGCCATCGGACACACCAGATGGGCCACCCATGGCCAGCCTTCAGAGAGAAACGCCCACCCCCACCGCTGCGGGCAGGTCTTTGTCGTCCATAACGGCATCATTGAAAACGATTCCGAAATCCGCCGGGAGCTTCATCATGTCGGAACAGCCTTTTCATCCGATACCGACAGCGAGCTCATCGGCCATCTGATCGACCGGAACATGACCTCCGGAATGGATTTCAAAACCGCGGTCCTCGCCACTCTTCCCAGACTTTCAGGGACCTATTCCTTTCTGGCCGTCACCGACCGTTCGGACTCTCCCGTCATCGCGGTGCACATGGGATCTCCCCTGATCATCGGAAAAAATGCGGAGGGCCTTTTTCTCTCCTCCGATGCCCATGCCTTTCCTCCCGAAGTCTCCGAGATCCTCCCTGTCTCCCGGGGAGATGTGGTCATCCTCTCTTCGGGGAAACCGCCCGAATTCCTTCTGGGAGCGGGTCAGGAAAAACCCTTTCAGAGCTGGTCCGTCACACCCGAAACCCAAGGCAAGGGGATTTACCCCCATTACATGTTGAAAGAGATCCATGAACAACCGGGCGTTGTCAGAAATCTCCTCGCCGGTCTTCTCGAAAAAACCGATGGACATCTGAAGATTAACCTCCCGGAACGGGTCTCCAGAAAGCTTCACAAGGCCCGACGCATCCTGATCATTGCCTGCGGGACATCCTTTCACGCCGGCCTGTTTGGAAAATATCTCCTGGAGTCCATCGGGCTGGTCTCCGTTTCGGTGGAGGTCGCCTCCGAGTTCAGATACCGCCATCCGGTGGTCGACCCCGAGCGGGATCTGGCCATCCTGATCACCCAGTCCGGAGAGACCGCCGATACCTTGAGCTGTCTCAGGCTCTTGAAGGAACTGGGGGTTCCCCAGATCGTCCTGACCAATGTCGAGGGAAGCACTGCGGTCCGGGAAGCCGATGATGCCATGTTCCTCCTGGCGGGCCCGGAACTGGGCGTCGCCTCGACAAAAGCCTTTCTCGCCCAGATCGTCTACATGATGTTTTTTGCACTGGAGCTTGGTCTCAAGAAACCTCATCCGGAACATTCGAACGCACACATTTATTCGATCCTGGATGAGTTTTTCCGCATCCCGGCCCTCATGGAAGAAACGCTCAACCTGTCCCCTTCCATCCGGGATCTCGTCAAACCGTTTACCCATCTTCCCTCCACCTTGTTTCTGGGACGGGGACGGGACTATCCACTGGCCCTCGAAGGCGCCCTGAAACTCAAGGAGATCTCCTACATCCATGCCGAAGGCTACCCCTCTGGAGAGCTCAAGCACGGGCCATTGGCCCTGGTCTCGGACAGCATGCCGGTCTTCGCCCTGGTCTCGGGATCCGAGCTTCTTCCAAAGATCCTCGGGAACCTGAAGGAGGTTCACTCACGAAGCGGCATCATCATCTCGATCGCGCCAGCATCTTTAAAGGGTGCGCTGACCGATGTCGTGAACCACCAGATCCTTCTTCCTCCGGTCGGGGACTTTTTCCTTCCCCTTCTCTCCACCATCGTTCTTCAGTTCATCTCTTACCACATGGCAGACCTGAAGGGGTTCGATGTCGATCGTCCCCGGAATCTGGCCAAGAGCGTCACCGTCGAATAA
- a CDS encoding nucleotide sugar dehydrogenase, protein MSLIDKIVSRKAVVGVIGCGYVGLPLAVEFAKKGFQVIAFDIDAPRVDQINKGDSYIPDVPSSELSEVTKSGHLIATTDFKKLKDVDTVSICVPTPLRKTRDPDISYIVKSLESIVANRKEGQLIVLESTTYPGTTREVMLPELEEKGKYKVGQDFYLAFSPERVDPGNQTHSIFNTPKVVGGITPTCTRAVSELYGTIVTKVVPVSSPESAEMVKLLENTFRSVNIGLVNELALMSHILNVNIWEVIEAAATKPFGFMPFFPGPGLGGHCIPIDPHYLSWKAKQSGFEARFIELAGVVNGAMPHHVLTRVNDALNEHSKCLKGSRILIVGVAYKKNVNDLRESPALDLMVLLEQKGVILEYTDPYISSFNLLGREFHSANIAPGTDLSRFDAAIVVTDHTNVDYLGLTQRLPVIVDTRNVFKGITNSKIFGL, encoded by the coding sequence ATGAGCCTTATCGACAAGATTGTTTCCAGAAAAGCTGTAGTCGGCGTGATCGGATGCGGGTATGTTGGTCTCCCGCTTGCGGTTGAGTTTGCCAAAAAAGGATTTCAGGTCATTGCCTTCGATATCGATGCTCCCAGAGTCGACCAGATCAACAAGGGAGACTCCTACATCCCGGATGTTCCCTCCTCCGAGCTGTCAGAGGTGACAAAGTCCGGACATCTCATCGCGACGACCGACTTCAAGAAGCTCAAGGATGTCGATACCGTCTCCATCTGCGTTCCGACTCCTCTGAGAAAGACCCGCGACCCGGACATCTCCTATATCGTCAAGTCTCTGGAATCCATCGTCGCCAACAGGAAAGAAGGCCAGCTCATCGTCCTGGAAAGCACGACCTATCCCGGAACCACCCGGGAGGTCATGCTTCCCGAGCTTGAAGAAAAAGGGAAATACAAGGTCGGACAGGACTTCTACCTGGCTTTTTCCCCGGAGCGCGTCGATCCGGGAAACCAGACCCATTCCATCTTCAATACGCCGAAGGTTGTGGGCGGAATCACCCCGACCTGCACCAGGGCGGTTTCCGAGCTCTATGGAACGATCGTCACCAAGGTCGTTCCCGTTTCCTCCCCGGAGTCGGCCGAGATGGTGAAGCTTCTGGAAAACACCTTCCGGTCGGTCAATATCGGACTGGTCAACGAACTGGCGCTGATGAGCCATATCCTGAACGTGAACATCTGGGAGGTGATCGAGGCCGCGGCGACCAAGCCGTTCGGCTTCATGCCCTTCTTTCCGGGACCGGGTCTCGGCGGACACTGTATCCCCATCGATCCCCACTATCTCTCCTGGAAGGCCAAACAGTCGGGATTTGAAGCCCGGTTTATCGAGCTTGCGGGTGTCGTCAACGGCGCCATGCCACACCATGTCCTCACCCGGGTCAACGATGCGTTAAACGAGCATTCGAAATGCTTGAAAGGCTCAAGAATCCTGATCGTGGGCGTGGCCTACAAGAAAAACGTCAACGACCTCCGGGAATCCCCCGCACTCGACCTGATGGTTCTTTTGGAACAAAAGGGAGTCATTCTCGAATACACCGATCCCTATATCAGCTCCTTCAATCTTCTCGGGAGAGAATTTCATTCGGCCAACATCGCGCCGGGAACGGACCTTTCCCGCTTCGATGCGGCCATCGTCGTCACCGACCATACAAACGTCGACTATCTGGGGCTGACACAGCGCCTTCCGGTGATCGTCGATACCCGGAATGTCTTCAAGGGGATCACCAACTCGAAGATCTTCGGATTGTAA